The Canis lupus baileyi chromosome 5, mCanLup2.hap1, whole genome shotgun sequence region GCCGCCTctgagccgccgccgccgccgccgccgccgccgccgcggtcaGCACCGTCCGGGCGATCCGTGTCGCCATCGCTGGACGTCCAGTCGCTGGTGTCCCCAGAGCCGGGCGGCGGCGACGCTCCGGGTTGGGGGCTGGCGTCCGCGCCCCAGCTCTGCGGAGAGAAGCGCTCAGCGCCCAGCACCTCCACCAGCGCGCGCTCCAGGCCGCAGTAATTGAAGAAGCGCTCCTTCTCCGACAGCGGCAGTGAGCATGTGGGGCACAGCGCCCGCTTTCCTGCCGCTTCCGGGGCATCTTGGGGCGCTGCCCAAACCCCAGGAGCCGCTGGTCGCTCCGTTGGGCCCGGACTACTCGAGGGGGCGTCTCGGGGGGCGCCCAGGAAGAGGCGCCGCACCAGCCCCTGGCCCTTGGCGTTCTCTTTGTTCACCGAAGCCTTGCAGTCCCGCTTCTGGCGGTAGAAGATGAGGGAGTCAGGCCTGGGCAGCCGCCTGCCGCTGCTCCGGCGGGCGGGTCTGGGCGTCCTGGGCGATGCAGGGGGGCCCAGCTCATTGCAGGCGTGCGGGGTGAGCGGTCCGGGACCCCCACGCAGAGCTGGCTCCTGGCGGCGTGCTATCACCTGGTGTGTCTTGACATACTTGGCTTTGTCGGCCTCCAGCCTCTCCACCGCGCTGGGGGTCCGTCCCCtggatggggtggagggagaggccagGATCATCTTAGCAGAGCTGGGCAGGATAGTACCCCATAAGCCACTGGATGTAGGCAGCTACTTGAGGAGCCAAGAGCAGttggctggggggcggggggtgtcctACAGGGAAAGAGGGACAGTCAGTCAGGGAGAGAATAGATGTCCCTGCATCTCTCCTGCAGGCATTCCTGGGAATAGGATCAGTcagccacccctcccccaactAAAAGGGCCAGACCGTGCCTAAGGGGCAGAGGTTCAGGCtaccccttcccccctcctctaTCCCTCAAAGACATTGAGCAGGGGCGCCCTGGTCACCCAGAAACATGCCCCTTTGAGGGTGCCCCAATCTGGCCAGAGAGCCATGCCAAGCAAGTATCAGCAAGTGGGACACTTGGAAAAGGAAATGGGGCTGGTCCCAGTTCAGTTCCCGAAAGTGGCCTCAACCGGAAAAAATACCTCTTCCCAACCCAGCAACTTTGAGTCCAAGACAAGAAGGCTCCCCAGCCACAGGCTGGCTCCAGCAGGGCCCACCCTTCCCGCCCCCAAGCACCGAGGTCAGGGATATAACCACAGGGTAGGAGCCTCCAGTAATTGCAGCCAACTGCCCTGCCCAGTCCCAGCAGGGCcaagggggaagaaagagaggtggCCACCAGGTCATGTCAGTCAGCTACTTGCCACCTCTGTACCCCTGCCAAGGGAATTCCTCAATGCCTACCTGTAAACACCACCTCGCCTACCTCTGCATTTccatttacagaaaaggaaattggtAGAGAGGAAGGGGCTTGCTCAGGTCTGAGAGTTAGAGATGGGTTGAAACCCAGGTCTCTAGCCTTGCAGTGCAGAACTAGTTCAGATGGCTTCTCTCATAGCCGATCAGAACTTCCCTCTTATGTTTTGCTTCTATTCTTGCTGCTATAAAACCAAGCTATTGCCATTAGACATGGGCCCTTTGCCTCACTAAAAAGTTGCTTCCACGAATTCTTCCCAATAACTGGCTCCCAGAAATCTGCCCTTAGGGTCCCTGCCTTCTTCTCATCCTGAGACCCTGTGACCCTTGTCCGCCACCTCCCCTCTGTCACTGGGGAAGGGGACCAGGAGGGGCTGTAAATCAAGAGCTGACAGTTCTGTTGGCAGTAACAGAATGGGCCACCCACACAGCTCAGCACACCCCATACCACCCCGGCTCCCTCCTTCCCGAATCCTCCATTCAGCTGAAAGGGGCACAGAAGTTCTGAGAGCTGAAGGGACCTCCAGTCAGCAGGCAACAAAAGAACAGAACTTGCAGGGTTGGGGGgagcccccccccaccgcccagaCCTgtccttgctctgtctctctctctcacaaaccCCTATCTAGTGTCTAGTAAGTCAGTCCATATAGGTAGTTGGTAACTGGGAACCCAGGCAGCAAGGAGAGCCTGGCAGTGCTCTCAAGAACTCTACCAGGCAATGGGTCAGATTCCAAGGTCTCGGGAGGGCACTGTGCTTGTCTGACCTTATGGGTATCCTCCCAGCgctctctcctcttcccagccCTGAGCAGCAAGGCTATAAAAAGTTCCTAAACACAAGGACCAAAATAGTCTGTGTCCACTGTCTCTTCCCTGCCTCCTGGGTTGGCCCTGATGCTCACCACGGACGTTCCACCCTAGAAGCCTGGCAGACATCCTTGTGCCCTCTGTCCCTTCGCCCACCTCCTCCCAGTCCTGTGGTTAGTGGTCTGAACTTTGCCCATGGCTTCAGCTCTGGACGTGGGCTGGGAACTTGCTCACCGGCTTGGCTCCAGCCTCCCTGCCCTTGGGTCCCCCAGTGCCTTCCCATCCCAGCCCTGGGTTCAGGACACACTCACCTCTGGGTATGGAGGCTGAATGTAGGGGTCCCTGGGCAGGATCAGACAAGGGCAGAAGGGACAGCAGGGACTGGAAGTAACTTTGGTGGCAGCCAAACCTCACTCTCcacaggaaaaggagagagagcctccacccccacccccccagattAACCCTCGCCTTCCTGACCCAGAGCCTAGTCTCTAGTTAACTCCTTCCTGGTCACAGTCTCAGTGCTGGAGAGGACCTTTGGACCATGTCCAgcttctttcattattttatacagATGATCACACAGGCCCTGACAGGTTATGCGATCTGCATGAAGGTGCAGTGAGCTTGGGGTACAGCCAGGACCCAGACAAGGTCTCCTGACTCCCTAGCTTCCTCCAGAGGCCTAGGGTAGGGATATgctattcatggggggggggggtcagcctCCTCTGCTAGGCTTCGGAAGAACCTGTGGGTTAAAATGCAAAGGCAGAGCAGGGTTCTAGCTGACTGTGCTTATTTTCCTCTGTAGCAGGTTTAGGCCTGTCCTAGTTGGGGTGTGTGGATGGTGGCAGGCCCGCTCTCCCTAGAGGTGAGGCCAGGAATCTGCAGCTGAAGGGTGAGGGCACTGGTGCTGCGGATGTGCAAGGTGAGCCAGTCCTAGCAAGTCTTGGCATGACAGTCACCTCGGAGCCTATTTGAGGTGCCTCTGCCCAAGTCTTCCCCATGGCCAATGGAATTGGATGGGAAGAGGGTTATGAATGGATGATTCCAGGGCCTTTGgcctcctttctcctttgcccCATTGGGGACTTCTCTTGTCTCAAGGGGGAGCCATGTCCCCAAAGTGCTAGTGCCAGGAGATCACCTCCCCTCTGCCTAGTAAACTGCAGCACCCAGAGCTCAAAAATCAACACCCTTGCCAAggggcccctgcctccctctaGCTGGCCACTTCCCACAAACCTTTTCCCCTCCCTTGTAGAACTTGTAATGTTTGCAAAGCACATTTGCACCCGTGCTCTTGGATCGCCCTTGTCTCTCTCAAGAATTCTAGAGGGGGACCTAGGAGGGGTGACCACTCCACTTGATGGATGAAGAAATGGGATCTTGCCAAAATCCAGTTCCAAAACCACTCTTTACACTGCCCGCTCTGCCTGTCAAGCAAGATAATGAATCTGAAAAAAACAGGAGGCCCATTTGTAGTAAGAGGTTTTTTTTCCCACCTAGTTAAgggaaggttttttgtttttttgttttgttttgggttctTTTTCTGGGTCCATGATAGTTCCATATTGTACGGTTATGGCTCTTTGCAAAATACTTTCATCTACATGATCACAATTCATCCCTAAGACAATCTTTGGGGAGTAATGGGTTTTATTTCCCCACTTAACAGCTGAGAATATTGAGGCTCGGAGGTGTGAAATGACCCATCCAAGCTCACATAATGAGACTAATAGCTAACTTTTATTGGGGGATTAAtatatgctaggcactgttctGTGATTAACTACAACAACCCAGTGAAAGGGGtgcttttattctaattttacagaCACAGGTTGGGGTACAGGCCCCTAGCACTGAGATCTGGTCATGAAGGGGTTAAGCatggaggcagggcagggcccagCTGGGATGCTGTCAATGGCAGGAAACCTGGCCTGTgaaggagggggaggatgggGCTGTTGTGTCTGACTTGATACAACCCCCATCGCTTTGGTCTTAAAGGAGTATCCGGGTTGGGTGGAAGGGCAAGCGGaatgagggtgggaggtggggggtgggcttCTCAACTCTTTTCTAGGGACCAAGACAGATGCTGAGCTACAGAAAAAGGAGACTCAGAGTGGAACTCAGGTGCCATCCTGGGGGAGCCCCTGATCTGAGGACTGGAAATGACACCACCTCTTTGCAGGAACACTCCATGGGGGGGTTGCTGGAGACCAGCTCCAGACCTTGGAGTGCCCAGTCAGAGAGGGGAGACAGGAGACAGAAGCTCTGCCTTCAGGAGTCCAAGGTGGGAGGTGGTCAAGGAGCCTTGCTCTCAGGAGCTCCCAGTCTGAGGGGTGACAGTTCCCTGTCCCAGGAAGCCAATGGACACAGACCCTCTATCCTATCAACCGACCAGAGTAGGCTCTTAGAGGAGAGGTCAGACTGGATTGGCTTTCTGGGTGAAAGAGCCTTGAAAGAGTCAGTGGGAGCAGGGAGATCATGAGGGTGCTGTCTGCCCTGCAGGGTGTCTTGGGCACTCTTTCTGTGAACAGATCATCTGTCTTTCTGGTCCTGGATCCCTAGGGAGATCCTTAAAGTGGCTCCTTCTGGTGCTAGATCAAGGACCTCGGGCCAGTGGGAGGCCAAACCCGAGAGGTGTTTCCTTCCTATGTCCAAGCTCATTCCCGGATCACCTTGATGATCGATTGGAATAAGCCTGAGTCAGAACTGGTTCCTTCCGGAGGAGATAGTCAGggaaggctgagggaggagctCTGGTCAGTGTCGGGAATAAAGAGATGGCTCAGGGGGGGCCTGGACATCTAGCCACAGACCCCAGACCCACAGTGGTACCTACCTCCCTTAGCCACCAGCTACAGCCCTCTCACCACACCACCCACACCTCAGCCTGCTTTGATGCTAACCCTGGTGAAAccactcactggctgtgtggcctgagcaagaacttaacctctctgagattCCTTCTGTGTAAAATGGGAACGACAAGACCCAGCTCCTGAGTGGCATGAAGAAGTAATGGCTGTGGCAACTGAAAGGTCCCTGGTGCCTTAAGGGGCTCATAAATGTTAGATGAATCTGCGTTTTACCCCTTGCCCTGCATCGACACCTTGCTGATGCCTCCGACCTAAATCCTTTCTCTGTCTCCgacaaatcattctgaacatgCTCTGTGCTGTGAGGTCAGCAAATAGGTCAGACATGGTTTCTGCTCTCAGGAAGCTCAGCCTGCttaggggttggggtggggggctcgggcagaggcgTAATAGACTCATCCCAACTCCAGCCAGGGCAGTGCTTCTGTGACAGAGGCCATCAAAGCAGGGGACAGGGGAGGACGTTGGTTCTGCCAGagaaagggggtggggcaggaggaagcAATGTCAAAGAGTGGGTTTCTCTGTGCCCCTGGAAGGGATTTCTGGCCTGGttgggatgggaggtgggggtgttGGAGAGATGGTGAGAGCTACAGGCCTAAAGTCAGCAGGAGCCAGAGCCTCCCTGAGGGGTCAGGGAGGGACTCTCAAGTTGGGAGGGGATCAGGGATAatgtaagtctctaaggaattttggaagcaaggtttccaggaccttgaggctagagaaggaaggggctgggggggtggggggcgggggggggcggggagacagaaagagacagagagtgagaaggaaaggaagagggagggaggaagaggctcAGCAGAGCCGAGAGGGAAGACAGGGTACAAAGAAGGGAGGGGATCTGTGAGATGAAAGAGGTGATGGGGGTCCTGAGAAAAGGGAGCTCACTGGGGAGATGGGGCTCCAGGTGGGGTCTGGCTCAGCCAGGAGGAGGGGCTCACGCTGGCGTCGGTGGGgcccctccgcccgccctgtgcacCCCCACAGAGATTAGAGCAGCTATCCCGTAATTCGGGGCCTTCCGTTTAGGAAAGAATCTCAGCCACAACAATAGCCTGGCTCCCGCTCTCCCCCGGTGAGGGGTGCGGCCTCTGGGCAGAGCCGGCGCCCCGCACCCACCGGGGGCGCGGAGAGGAAGGTGTCTGCGGCGCTGTTGGCGGAGCTCCTCCGCGCCGCCGGCGAAGCGAGCGAGTGGGGGATCGGCCTCGGCTCTCGCAGCGCGGACGGCCCGCGGCAGGATGAGGAAgccgacccgacccgacccgaccccgCGCCCCGCTCGCCCGCCACCTGCTTCCCGCGCAGCCCCCGCGgacgcgggcggggggggggagccgcccaggcggggggggggcactcAGCGGGGGCCACGCAGCCGCGGCCGGGGAGCCGGGCCGCCCCGGGGGCTCCGGGCCACCGCACCCCACCCCAGCTGCACGCCGGCCTCGGTCCCGCGCGCGCCTGCGCCCCTGCGCCCCTGCGCCCCTGCGCCGCCCGCCTGGAGGAGGAGCCCGGAGGcttcctgggggcggggggggggtggcccagggcagcccggctggGCGCTCGCCACCGACACCTGGTGCCCGCCTCCTCCTCCGCACCTGCGTCACCTCCGTCCTCACCTTCCACCGCTGTGCTCAGCCAGGCGCCTCCAGATCCAGGACCAGGGACAAAAGCCATCCGGTCCCCACCCAGCACGGTAGCGAGCACGTGGGCAAGGAACCGGGGTTCCCGAGCAGTGCAGCCCCGAGAAATCTATCCTCCTGCAAATACTGACAGATACACGGTCCTTAATGACACGttgaaaaatgttttgattttttttttttttacacaaagtCATGAAAATATCAAACATGACTGAATGTAATTGTTATTGAACATATTTGTGGGTATTCTGGTCAAGGGCCAGCTGTACTGGATgggtaagaaaataaagatgtgaaTAATTCACAAATTGTTCCATCTTAATGccatgaaatctatttttttttctttccttgattgGAGCAAAATGACCAAGTATGTTcttataatgaaaaatttcaggggccctgcctggctcagtcattagggcatttgactcttgatctcagtgttgggagttcaagcccctgtagagtttacttaaaagaacaacaacaaaaaaccaaatgtAAGAGTAAACTACATTGTTTAACATCGCAGAAATGTTCCTCTGCTGTCATATGTTACTACTGCAAAAATCATCTACTTGTTTGAAACTCTTGAAGTGGAGCAAGAAAATGATGTTCAGCATTTGCTGGGGGATAGTATGTTCTCGCTACAGCATTCCTGCTCTCAGAGAGGAAGAATTTGACAAGAGAGACAAATTCTCATTTGTCTTACCTAAGGTCCCTTACCACTCCGAACTCCACAGCCTGGAACCGTGGCTGTTTGTGATGCCAGCAGCTGTGCAAAGCTTCATGGTATTTGGATGCAGTGATCTTTTGTTTCAAGGACAGAGAGCAAGAGGTGTGGAGAAGCATT contains the following coding sequences:
- the FAM110D gene encoding protein FAM110D; its protein translation is MILASPSTPSRGRTPSAVERLEADKAKYVKTHQVIARRQEPALRGGPGPLTPHACNELGPPASPRTPRPARRSSGRRLPRPDSLIFYRQKRDCKASVNKENAKGQGLVRRLFLGAPRDAPSSSPGPTERPAAPGVWAAPQDAPEAAGKRALCPTCSLPLSEKERFFNYCGLERALVEVLGAERFSPQSWGADASPQPGASPPPGSGDTSDWTSSDGDTDRPDGADRGGGGGGGGGGSEAAGSARDGRPPVSVVERNARVIQWLYGCQRARGPPRESEV